From a region of the Bacillus sp. 2205SS5-2 genome:
- a CDS encoding cytidine deaminase — MHNPNEEVNSMEEKTLIQEAITAREKAYTPYSNFKVGAALLSKTGEVYWGSNIENASYGLCNCAERTALFKAYSEGDCEFEKMVVVADTKRPVPPCGACRQVLSELCDGDMEVILTNLDGAIEKVLVKELLPGAFSPEDLIK; from the coding sequence AATGAAGAGGTGAATTCCATGGAGGAAAAAACGTTAATTCAAGAAGCGATTACTGCAAGAGAAAAAGCCTATACACCCTATTCAAATTTTAAGGTAGGGGCTGCATTACTTTCTAAAACTGGAGAAGTTTATTGGGGAAGCAATATAGAAAATGCTTCATATGGTCTCTGTAATTGTGCCGAACGAACGGCACTATTCAAAGCTTATTCTGAAGGCGATTGTGAATTTGAAAAGATGGTTGTTGTTGCAGACACGAAACGACCAGTTCCGCCTTGTGGTGCATGTCGACAAGTGTTATCCGAGTTGTGTGATGGGGACATGGAAGTCATTCTTACAAATTTAGATGGAGCGATTGAAAAGGTGCTTGTAAAGGAATTATTACCTGGTGCTTTTTCTCCAGAAGATTTAATTAAATAA